In Chthonomonadales bacterium, the following proteins share a genomic window:
- the rplU gene encoding 50S ribosomal protein L21, with product MYAIVRTGGKQYRVSRNTVFAVEKLNAAEGDTVELNEVLLVADGENVRVGAPLVEGARVSAKVIEVARGRKVRGFTYKPTKNEHRRYGHRQWHTRLRVESIEG from the coding sequence ATGTACGCAATCGTGCGCACCGGCGGCAAGCAGTACCGTGTCAGCCGGAACACGGTCTTCGCCGTGGAGAAGCTGAACGCGGCCGAAGGCGACACCGTCGAGCTCAACGAGGTGCTCCTCGTTGCGGACGGAGAGAACGTGCGGGTAGGCGCGCCGCTCGTGGAGGGCGCCCGCGTGAGCGCGAAGGTGATCGAGGTCGCGCGCGGCCGCAAGGTCCGCGGGTTCACCTACAAGCCCACGAAGAACGAGCACCGCCGCTACGGCCACCGCCAGTGGCACACCCGTCTGCGGGTGGAGAGCATCGAGGGTTAG
- a CDS encoding sodium:solute symporter family protein yields MIRAHLAGADAAILVGYLAFTVLVGFWRRRRGTQAYLIANRSLRIPVFVATLVATWYGGILGVGEMTYRYGLVNWTTQGLPYYLFAVLFALVLARRVRSSALYTIPDKLAAEHGRPTALLGAAFAFLMVTPAPYVLMTGQLVSALTGLALLPALVAGTLFSVAYVYVGGFQADVRINVLQFVLMFAGFLVALPCVVAQTGGTAWLAAHLPPDHLRLDGGLGLPYVLVWFLIALWTLVDPGFHQRCYAARTPAVARAGILAAVCCWFVFDALTTSAGLYARAGIPDLAPALAGMAYPALAERFLPAGVKGLFYVAMLATVMSTVASYTFLAAMTVGRDLVWRLRCETGDERVPLYTRWGLVTTSLVAILISLYVPSVVRQWWAIGTVFVPGMILSVLTAYAPRWKAGPAATFLAMGLGASVSAACLAFGWARHGLAADVSDSALFPFGVQPMYPGLAAALLVHAAGLAAERLRRSRACPS; encoded by the coding sequence GTGATCCGGGCTCATCTTGCCGGCGCGGACGCGGCGATCCTCGTCGGCTATCTGGCGTTCACGGTGCTCGTCGGCTTCTGGAGACGCCGCCGCGGAACGCAGGCCTACCTGATCGCCAACCGGTCGCTGAGGATACCGGTTTTCGTCGCCACCCTGGTCGCCACGTGGTACGGCGGTATCCTGGGTGTCGGCGAGATGACCTACCGCTACGGCCTCGTGAACTGGACGACGCAGGGCCTGCCCTACTACCTCTTCGCCGTCCTGTTCGCGCTTGTGCTGGCGCGCCGGGTGCGCTCCTCCGCGCTCTACACCATCCCGGACAAGCTCGCGGCCGAGCACGGACGGCCAACGGCGCTGCTGGGCGCAGCGTTCGCCTTCCTGATGGTGACGCCTGCCCCGTACGTGCTCATGACCGGCCAGCTCGTCTCGGCGCTCACCGGGCTGGCACTGCTTCCGGCGCTCGTCGCTGGAACGCTCTTCTCGGTGGCCTACGTCTACGTCGGTGGTTTCCAGGCGGACGTGCGCATCAACGTTCTGCAGTTCGTGCTGATGTTCGCCGGCTTCCTTGTCGCCCTGCCGTGCGTCGTCGCGCAGACTGGCGGAACGGCGTGGCTCGCGGCCCATCTGCCGCCCGACCATCTGCGCCTGGACGGCGGCCTCGGCCTGCCCTACGTCCTGGTCTGGTTCCTCATCGCCCTCTGGACGCTCGTCGATCCCGGTTTCCACCAGCGCTGCTATGCCGCGCGCACGCCGGCCGTCGCGCGGGCCGGCATACTTGCCGCCGTTTGCTGCTGGTTCGTGTTCGACGCGCTCACGACCTCGGCCGGCCTCTACGCTCGCGCCGGCATCCCGGACCTCGCCCCCGCCCTGGCGGGCATGGCCTACCCCGCTCTCGCCGAGCGGTTCCTGCCGGCGGGCGTGAAGGGCCTCTTCTACGTGGCGATGCTGGCCACGGTCATGTCCACCGTCGCCTCGTACACGTTCCTCGCGGCGATGACCGTGGGGCGCGACCTGGTCTGGCGCCTGCGGTGCGAGACCGGGGACGAGCGCGTTCCGCTCTACACGCGGTGGGGGCTCGTGACGACCTCGCTCGTGGCCATCCTCATCAGCCTGTACGTGCCATCGGTGGTGCGGCAGTGGTGGGCCATCGGCACCGTCTTCGTTCCGGGGATGATCCTGTCGGTGCTGACGGCCTACGCCCCGCGCTGGAAGGCGGGCCCGGCGGCCACGTTCCTGGCGATGGGGCTCGGCGCGAGCGTCTCGGCGGCGTGCCTGGCGTTCGGCTGGGCGCGGCACGGCCTCGCGGCGGACGTGTCCGA
- the proB gene encoding glutamate 5-kinase, with translation MSARRVVVKVGTSTLVDAEGRLDRAFIDDLAAQMAQLRAVSCEGILVSSGAIGAGRERLGGPGRAGDPGDLPFRQAAAAVGQVVLMEAYARAFAARGCTAAQVLLTREDASSRLRFLNARNTFRALLTLGAVPVVNENDTVAVDEIRFGDNDTLAALVAVVVEADTLVMLSDVDGLHPRREDGTLEERPLAEVARIDAEIEAAACGPGTALGTGGMRTKLEAARIASGAGIRTVIAAGRRPSVLAEIAAGHNPGTTFAPSAARLRGRRRWIAAGVRPRGCVVVNAGAARALRSERFSLLAVGVTDVQGEFGGGDLVEVRDEAGRRLARGLTNYSAAEIRGIRGLRSDAIAAALGYHSYDEVIHRDNLVLTA, from the coding sequence TTGAGTGCGAGGCGTGTCGTTGTCAAGGTCGGGACCAGCACGCTGGTGGACGCCGAGGGGCGGCTGGACCGCGCCTTCATCGACGACCTGGCCGCCCAGATGGCGCAGCTTCGCGCGGTCAGTTGCGAGGGGATCCTGGTGAGCTCCGGCGCCATCGGGGCGGGCCGCGAGCGGCTCGGCGGCCCGGGGCGCGCCGGGGATCCCGGTGACCTTCCGTTCAGGCAGGCGGCCGCGGCCGTCGGCCAGGTCGTGCTGATGGAGGCCTACGCGCGAGCCTTCGCGGCGCGCGGGTGCACGGCGGCGCAGGTGCTGCTGACGCGCGAGGACGCCTCCAGCCGCCTCCGATTCCTCAACGCCCGCAACACCTTCCGCGCGCTGCTGACCCTTGGCGCGGTGCCCGTGGTCAACGAGAACGACACGGTTGCCGTCGACGAGATCCGCTTCGGCGACAACGACACGCTCGCCGCGCTCGTCGCCGTCGTCGTGGAGGCCGATACGCTCGTCATGCTCTCCGACGTTGACGGCCTGCACCCGCGCCGCGAGGACGGCACGCTGGAGGAGCGCCCGCTCGCGGAGGTGGCGCGGATCGATGCCGAGATCGAGGCCGCGGCTTGCGGGCCGGGTACCGCGCTCGGCACGGGCGGCATGCGCACCAAGCTCGAGGCGGCGCGCATTGCGAGCGGCGCGGGAATCCGCACCGTGATCGCGGCGGGGCGCCGGCCGAGCGTCCTCGCCGAGATCGCCGCAGGGCACAACCCGGGCACGACGTTCGCGCCCTCCGCCGCGCGCCTGCGCGGCCGCAGGCGATGGATCGCCGCCGGCGTGCGCCCGCGCGGCTGTGTGGTGGTGAACGCCGGGGCGGCGCGCGCGCTGCGGTCCGAGCGGTTCAGCCTGCTAGCCGTGGGCGTCACGGACGTGCAGGGCGAGTTCGGTGGCGGAGATCTGGTCGAGGTGCGGGACGAGGCGGGTCGCCGGCTCGCCAGGGGCCTCACCAACTACAGCGCCGCCGAGATTCGCGGGATCCGCGGGCTACGCAGCGACGCGATCGCGGCCGCGCTCGGGTACCACAGTTACGATGAGGTGATCCATCGGGATAACCTCGTGCTGACCGCGTGA
- a CDS encoding glycine C-acetyltransferase encodes MNSTLQTWLDERLAELKEQHLYKPLVEVQSPQGGRITVDGRRVVNLSSNNYLGLANHPKLKEAAIRAVRDWGAGAGAVRTIVGTMSLHEELERRLAGFKHVEAAIVFQSGFTANAGAIPAVVTRDDAIISDELNHASIIDGCRLTGLPAQQRPVYKHRDMASLEEVLKAVQGYRKRLIITDGVFSMDGDIAPLPDIAALAERYDAAVMVDDAHGSGVLGGGRGTAYHFGVHSRIDIQLGTLSKAVGAMGGYIAGSARLINWLTQRARPFLFSTAHPPAVVAAAIAAIDLMESDPSLTERLWENTRYWQSGLRAMGLDLGPTETPITPIMVGDEGKALELQRGLFEEGVLALAIVFPTVARGKSRVRTMPNASHDRAELDEALEAVRRVGARLGLLA; translated from the coding sequence ATGAACAGCACGCTGCAGACGTGGCTCGACGAGCGACTCGCGGAACTGAAGGAGCAACACCTCTACAAGCCGCTCGTTGAGGTTCAGAGCCCGCAGGGCGGGCGCATCACCGTCGACGGCCGGCGCGTCGTCAACCTCTCCTCCAACAACTACCTCGGTCTCGCGAACCATCCGAAGCTCAAGGAGGCCGCAATCCGCGCCGTGCGTGACTGGGGCGCCGGGGCCGGGGCCGTGCGGACCATCGTCGGCACGATGAGCCTGCACGAGGAACTCGAACGCCGTCTTGCCGGGTTCAAGCACGTCGAGGCCGCCATCGTCTTCCAGTCCGGATTCACCGCCAACGCCGGCGCCATACCGGCCGTCGTGACGCGGGACGATGCCATCATCTCCGACGAGCTCAACCACGCCAGCATCATCGACGGATGCCGTCTGACGGGCCTGCCCGCGCAGCAGCGCCCCGTCTACAAGCACCGCGACATGGCGTCGCTCGAGGAGGTGCTCAAGGCCGTCCAGGGCTACCGGAAGCGCCTGATCATCACCGACGGCGTCTTCAGCATGGACGGCGACATCGCGCCCCTGCCCGACATCGCCGCCCTGGCGGAACGATACGACGCGGCCGTGATGGTGGACGACGCGCACGGCTCGGGCGTGCTCGGCGGCGGCCGGGGCACCGCCTACCACTTCGGCGTGCACAGCCGCATCGACATCCAGCTTGGCACGCTCTCCAAGGCGGTTGGCGCCATGGGCGGCTACATCGCCGGCAGCGCCCGCCTGATCAACTGGCTCACACAGCGCGCGCGCCCGTTCCTCTTCAGCACCGCGCACCCGCCGGCGGTGGTGGCCGCCGCCATCGCGGCCATCGACCTCATGGAGAGTGACCCCTCCCTCACCGAGCGGCTATGGGAAAACACGCGCTACTGGCAGTCCGGCCTGCGCGCGATGGGCCTGGACCTCGGCCCGACGGAGACGCCGATCACGCCGATCATGGTGGGCGACGAGGGCAAGGCGCTCGAACTGCAGCGCGGGCTCTTCGAGGAGGGCGTGCTGGCTCTCGCCATCGTCTTTCCCACGGTGGCGCGTGGCAAGTCGCGGGTCCGCACCATGCCCAACGCCAGCCACGACCGGGCCGAGCTCGACGAGGCGCTCGAGGCAGTGCGGAGGGTCGGGGCACGACTCGGTCTGTTGGCGTGA
- the rpmA gene encoding 50S ribosomal protein L27 has protein sequence MAHKKGVGSSRNGRDSKPKRLGVKEFAGHEVRTGAILVRQRGTPFQAGKNVGVGKDHTLFALIDGTVRFEGPTGRRRISVYAADQAKDAAAASV, from the coding sequence ATGGCACACAAGAAGGGTGTCGGCAGCTCGCGGAACGGACGCGACAGCAAGCCGAAGCGCCTGGGGGTCAAGGAGTTTGCCGGGCACGAGGTCCGCACGGGCGCCATCCTCGTGCGGCAGCGCGGCACCCCCTTTCAGGCTGGCAAGAACGTGGGCGTGGGCAAGGACCACACCCTGTTCGCGCTGATCGACGGAACGGTGCGGTTCGAGGGCCCCACGGGCCGCCGCCGCATCAGCGTGTACGCAGCGGACCAGGCGAAGGACGCCGCGGCGGCCAGCGTCTGA
- the tdh gene encoding L-threonine 3-dehydrogenase codes for MRAIVKASAGPGADLAEVPLPEPRGDEVLVRVVATSICGTDYHIYSWDDWSARRVHLPRVMGHEFAGEVAAVGPSVKDLRPGDHVSGESHWVCGVCLQCRNGERHVCARTRILGVDVDGCFADYVVVPEASAWRNSRGVPPEIACIQDPLGNAVHATLAGEVVGRTVVVLGCGPIGVFAVAVAQAAGAARVAATDTRDFRLGLARELGADATCNAATQDVEAFVADWTRGEGADVVLEMSGAPSAIRQAMRIARRGGRVSLMGLPSRPVELDMAEDMIFKGLDIKCIVGRRLYETWVTMHAMLASGKLNVAAAITHRMPIEDYTRGMELMREGACGKVVFSM; via the coding sequence TTGAGAGCGATCGTAAAGGCTTCGGCCGGCCCGGGCGCCGACCTGGCGGAGGTGCCACTCCCTGAGCCTCGAGGCGACGAGGTGCTCGTGCGCGTCGTGGCCACGTCTATCTGCGGCACCGACTACCACATCTATTCCTGGGACGACTGGAGCGCGCGGCGCGTCCACCTCCCGCGCGTCATGGGCCACGAGTTCGCCGGCGAGGTGGCGGCCGTCGGCCCATCCGTGAAGGACCTTCGGCCGGGCGACCATGTGTCCGGGGAGTCGCACTGGGTCTGCGGCGTGTGCCTACAATGCCGCAACGGCGAGCGCCACGTCTGCGCGCGCACGCGGATCCTGGGCGTCGATGTGGACGGCTGCTTCGCCGACTACGTCGTGGTGCCAGAGGCCAGCGCGTGGCGCAACAGCCGCGGCGTCCCCCCCGAGATCGCCTGCATCCAGGACCCATTGGGGAACGCGGTGCACGCCACGCTCGCCGGAGAGGTCGTCGGGCGGACGGTGGTGGTGCTCGGCTGCGGGCCGATCGGCGTCTTCGCGGTGGCGGTGGCTCAGGCCGCCGGCGCCGCGCGCGTCGCCGCCACCGACACACGTGACTTCCGGCTCGGGTTGGCCCGCGAGCTCGGAGCCGACGCCACGTGCAACGCCGCGACGCAGGATGTGGAGGCGTTCGTGGCCGACTGGACGCGCGGCGAGGGCGCCGATGTGGTGCTCGAGATGTCCGGCGCGCCCTCGGCCATCCGGCAGGCCATGCGAATCGCCCGGCGCGGGGGCCGCGTGTCGCTGATGGGCCTTCCGTCGCGGCCGGTTGAGCTCGACATGGCCGAGGACATGATCTTCAAGGGCCTCGACATCAAGTGCATCGTGGGCCGCCGGCTCTACGAGACGTGGGTCACCATGCACGCCATGCTGGCCTCCGGCAAGCTTAACGTGGCGGCTGCCATCACGCATCGCATGCCGATCGAGGACTACACGCGCGGCATGGAGTTGATGCGCGAGGGCGCCTGCGGCAAGGTCGTGTTCAGCATGTAG
- the obgE gene encoding GTPase ObgE has translation MFVDEAVVEVRAGDGGSGAVAFRREKYVPRGGPSGGDGGRGGSVVLEVDPNLSTLLDFRYRRHYKAERGGDGLSKDMIGKDGADTVLRVPPGTAAYDAESGALLADLAPPITRAVIARGGNPGRGNARFATSIHQTPRFAEKGEPGEQRRVRLELKLMADVGLLGFPSVGKSTLIAAVSAARPKIADYPFTTLVPNLGVVEVEPHRSFVMADLPGLIEGASEGVGLGHRFLRHVVRTRVLAHLLDVSGLSGRDPLDDFHLLNREIALYSERLAALPQVVALNKIDVGDAALAARVERELGGQGYPVYPVSAATREGVGRFVYALWTMLKEMPPPEPPAPPDETIRAQPREDERAWEAERTGTGEWNVRGKGLERLVAKTDLDNQHGLRRLQRFLERAGVNRRLRELGAQEGDTVRIGSAEFDYLDEDIEEHDHPRGRRG, from the coding sequence ATGTTCGTCGACGAGGCCGTGGTCGAGGTGCGGGCCGGCGACGGCGGATCCGGCGCCGTCGCGTTCCGGCGCGAGAAGTACGTTCCGCGCGGCGGCCCGAGCGGCGGCGACGGAGGGCGCGGGGGCAGCGTCGTGCTGGAGGTCGACCCGAACCTCTCCACGCTGCTCGACTTCCGCTACCGACGCCACTACAAGGCAGAGCGCGGCGGCGACGGCCTGAGCAAGGACATGATCGGCAAGGACGGCGCCGACACTGTGCTTCGCGTGCCGCCAGGTACCGCTGCCTACGATGCCGAGAGCGGCGCCCTGCTTGCTGACCTGGCCCCACCCATTACGCGCGCCGTCATCGCCCGCGGAGGAAACCCCGGGCGAGGCAACGCGCGGTTCGCCACCTCCATTCACCAGACTCCGCGCTTCGCCGAGAAGGGCGAGCCCGGCGAGCAGCGCCGCGTGCGCCTCGAGCTCAAGCTCATGGCGGATGTCGGCCTGCTGGGCTTTCCAAGCGTCGGCAAGTCGACGCTCATCGCCGCCGTCTCCGCCGCCCGTCCGAAGATCGCCGATTACCCCTTCACCACCCTCGTCCCGAACCTGGGCGTCGTCGAGGTGGAGCCCCATCGCTCGTTCGTCATGGCCGACCTCCCGGGCCTGATCGAGGGCGCGAGCGAAGGCGTTGGGCTTGGCCACCGCTTCCTGCGCCACGTTGTGCGGACCCGCGTGCTCGCGCACCTGCTGGACGTGTCTGGCCTTTCTGGCCGCGACCCTCTCGACGACTTCCACCTCCTTAACCGCGAGATCGCCCTCTACAGCGAGCGACTCGCGGCGCTTCCGCAGGTCGTGGCGCTCAACAAGATTGACGTAGGCGACGCCGCCCTCGCGGCGAGGGTGGAGCGCGAGCTCGGAGGCCAGGGCTACCCGGTCTACCCGGTCTCCGCCGCCACGCGCGAGGGTGTGGGCCGGTTCGTCTACGCGCTGTGGACGATGCTGAAGGAGATGCCGCCTCCGGAGCCCCCCGCCCCGCCCGACGAGACCATCCGTGCGCAGCCGCGCGAGGACGAGCGGGCCTGGGAGGCCGAGCGCACCGGCACGGGCGAGTGGAACGTTCGGGGGAAGGGCCTGGAGCGGCTCGTGGCGAAAACCGACCTCGACAACCAGCACGGCTTGCGCCGGCTCCAGCGCTTCCTCGAGCGCGCCGGCGTCAACCGGCGACTGCGCGAGCTCGGCGCGCAGGAGGGCGACACGGTCCGGATCGGCTCGGCCGAGTTCGATTACCTTGACGAGGACATCGAGGAGCACGACCACCCGAGGGGGCGGCGCGGTTGA
- a CDS encoding thiamine diphosphokinase yields MILANGDRPSRALVEGLRAASGLFIATDGAADWLAALGIAPDVVLGDFDSVDEATRPRLAGAEWVHAPDQEASDLDKALAHALERGADTLDVAGAVGGRLDHTLTAVALAVKYHRLCRLRLVTDTQQLWAVSGSAEVRGVPGDTVSLVPFGDADGVSVEGVRWPLVDEPLPAGSRGVSNSLIGPAARVRVARGVVIVCLGRGPLAP; encoded by the coding sequence CTGATCCTCGCCAACGGCGACAGGCCCTCGCGCGCGCTCGTCGAGGGCTTGCGGGCGGCCAGTGGCCTCTTCATCGCCACCGATGGCGCCGCCGACTGGCTGGCGGCGCTCGGCATCGCGCCCGATGTGGTGCTCGGCGACTTCGACTCGGTGGACGAGGCCACCCGGCCGCGGCTCGCCGGCGCCGAGTGGGTGCACGCGCCCGACCAGGAGGCGAGCGACCTGGACAAGGCGCTCGCTCACGCACTGGAGCGCGGCGCCGACACACTTGACGTGGCGGGCGCCGTCGGCGGGCGGCTCGACCACACGCTGACCGCCGTGGCGCTCGCCGTGAAGTACCACCGGCTCTGCCGCCTGCGGCTCGTCACGGACACACAGCAACTCTGGGCCGTTTCGGGCAGCGCCGAGGTCCGCGGAGTGCCTGGCGACACCGTGTCGCTCGTTCCGTTCGGCGACGCCGACGGCGTCAGCGTCGAGGGCGTCCGCTGGCCGCTGGTGGACGAGCCGCTGCCGGCCGGGTCGCGCGGGGTCAGCAACTCACTCATCGGCCCCGCGGCCCGCGTGCGCGTGGCGCGCGGCGTCGTGATCGTCTGCCTGGGACGCGGTCCGCTCGCCCCGTGA
- a CDS encoding prepilin-type N-terminal cleavage/methylation domain-containing protein, which yields MQPPTVRRAFTLIELLVVIAIIAILAAILFPVFAQAREKARETTCISNSRQVGLQVRMYVQDYDETMPIFYAYNSQPPAGEPGHKGIEVLILPYGRSTDLFRCPDDNGGPAVGDATYGCPGRASYHACYGSSYRFDKGSYSVVAGESSQNNEVYTFDRVVTDASFALPAETRMMRDEMLPFFTQDKYGYMPDYFRRWHPRGGSVIFVDGHARFIVSSGAFDRQVVCAGGERSGDINPATGDMYYWGCD from the coding sequence ATGCAACCACCAACCGTGCGACGAGCGTTCACGCTCATCGAGCTTCTCGTCGTGATCGCCATCATCGCGATCCTCGCCGCCATTCTGTTCCCCGTCTTCGCGCAGGCCCGCGAGAAGGCTCGCGAGACGACCTGCATCTCCAACAGCCGCCAGGTCGGCCTGCAGGTGCGCATGTACGTGCAGGACTACGACGAGACAATGCCCATCTTCTACGCCTACAACAGCCAGCCCCCCGCGGGCGAGCCGGGCCACAAGGGGATCGAGGTGCTCATCTTGCCCTACGGCCGAAGCACGGACCTGTTCCGCTGTCCGGACGACAACGGCGGGCCGGCGGTCGGCGACGCGACCTACGGCTGTCCCGGCCGCGCGAGCTACCACGCCTGCTACGGGTCCAGCTACCGCTTCGACAAGGGCAGCTACAGCGTGGTGGCCGGCGAGTCGAGCCAGAACAACGAGGTGTACACCTTCGACCGCGTCGTGACCGATGCCAGTTTCGCGCTGCCCGCGGAAACGCGCATGATGCGCGACGAGATGCTGCCGTTCTTCACGCAGGACAAGTATGGCTACATGCCGGACTACTTTCGCCGCTGGCACCCGCGCGGCGGCAGCGTGATCTTCGTGGACGGCCACGCCCGGTTCATCGTCAGTTCGGGCGCCTTCGACCGGCAGGTGGTCTGCGCGGGAGGAGAGCGCAGCGGAGACATCAACCCGGCGACGGGCGACATGTACTACTGGGGATGCGACTGA
- the trxA gene encoding thioredoxin — MSKTAAVTTADFDTEVLQSTVPALIDFWAVWCGPCRMVAPHVDAIAEEFEGKARVLKVDVDAEPEIASRYNIMSIPTLLFFKDGKVADQIVGAVPKSVIADKLQKLVG, encoded by the coding sequence ATGAGCAAGACCGCAGCGGTGACGACCGCGGATTTCGACACCGAGGTGCTGCAGTCGACGGTTCCGGCGCTGATCGACTTCTGGGCCGTCTGGTGCGGGCCGTGCCGCATGGTCGCGCCGCATGTGGATGCCATCGCCGAGGAGTTCGAGGGTAAGGCCAGGGTCCTGAAGGTCGACGTGGACGCCGAGCCCGAGATCGCGAGCCGCTACAACATCATGTCGATTCCGACGCTCCTGTTCTTCAAGGACGGGAAGGTCGCCGACCAGATCGTTGGGGCGGTACCGAAGAGCGTCATCGCCGACAAGCTCCAGAAGCTGGTCGGGTAG